The Paramisgurnus dabryanus chromosome 1, PD_genome_1.1, whole genome shotgun sequence genome includes a window with the following:
- the mrps33 gene encoding small ribosomal subunit protein mS33 — MASLSNYALRMARLSARIFGDVARHTDAKSMKVVELFKEPPMAQRKEVYDWYPPHKIYYSMTQKLRYIGLFRDEHQDFKEEMRRLRKLRGKGKPKKGEGKRATKKK; from the exons ATGGCCAGTCTGTCCAACTATGCTCTGCGCATGGCGCGCCTGAGTGCCCGAATATTTGGAGACGTGGCCCGACACACAGATGCCAAGTCCATGAAAGTGGTCGAATTGTTTAAAGAGCCCCCAATGGCCCAGAGAAAGGAAGTGTATGACTGGTACCCACCACACAAGATCTACTACTCCATGACACAGAAGCTCCGATACATAGGACTCTTCAG AGATGAGCACCAGGATTTCAAGGAGGAAATGAGGCGCCTGAGGAAACTCCGGGGTAAAGGAAAACCCAAAAAGGGAGAAGGGAAGAGAGCCACAAAGAAGAAATAG